From Topomyia yanbarensis strain Yona2022 chromosome 1, ASM3024719v1, whole genome shotgun sequence, one genomic window encodes:
- the LOC131693674 gene encoding putative nuclease HARBI1, whose amino-acid sequence MFFMSNIFFDDTQDENEFRKIRWYRRHLRDRSNPLDLPEEHFLQRYRVSKDVFAYLLRELKFEAGYKCTFIPPILQLAITLQLLGGGAYQFTCRRWIQFKFSGRTQEYFMANYNIPGVIGCIDGTHITFLRPPQDEYMFFNRKGKHSINAMVICNEKYEILAINAKYGGCAHDSFVWHQSREHDLLETQYDSGRRNFWLLGDSGYKLEPYVITPYRISPDNSPEAKFNEIHSKARSVVERCIGVWKTRWRIILEERKCRYLPSKVARLIYVTAALHNICCHFKVPLNERISVDTDGIDETIRFSNETSTATTNRDRIRDAL is encoded by the exons ATGTTTTTCAtgtcaaatatatttttcgatGATACGCAAGACGAAAACGAATTTCGAAAAATTCGTTGGTATAGGCGACATTTGAGGGATCGGTCTAACCCGCTCGACCTACCGGAGGAACA CTTTTTACAGCGCTATCGCGTGAGCAAAGATGTTTTCGCATATTTACTACGTGAACTTAAATTCGAAGCTGGATACAAGTGCACGTTCATTCCACCTATTCTCCAACTTGCTATTACACTGCAGCTCTTAGGTGGAGGTGCGTACCA atTCACTTGCCGTCGCTGGATACAATTCAAATTTAGTGGTAGAACGCAGGAATATTTTATGGCAAACTACAACATTCCTGGTG TGATTGGATGTATAGATGGAACACACATCACGTTTCTGCGTCCTCCACAAGACGAGTACATGTTCTTTAATAGGAAAGGCAAACACAGCATTAATGCAATGGTT ATATGCAACGAGAAATACGAAATCCTAGCAATAAATGCTAAGTATGGTGGCTGTGCACACGATAGTTTTGTATGGCACCAGAGCAGAGAACATGATCTGTTGGAAACACAATACGATAGCGGCAGAAGAAACTTTTGGTTGCTAG GGGACAGTGGATATAAATTGGAACCGTACGTAATAACTCCGTATAGGATATCACCTGACAATTCGCCGGAAGCGAAATTTAATGAGATACACTCAAAGGCTCGCAGTGTTGTGGAACGGTGCATCGGTGTTTGGAAAA CACGTTGGCGTATTATACTAGAAGAGAGAAAATGTCGTTACTTACCTTCAAAAGTGGCTAGATTGATATACGTAACGGCAGCATTGCACAATATATGCTGCCATTTTAAGGTTCCTTTAAACGAAAGAATTTCTGTTGATACAGATGGTATAGATGAGACTATAAGATTCAGTAACGAAACATCCACTGCTACCACGAATCGAGATAGGATTAGAGATGCATTATAA
- the LOC131676981 gene encoding uncharacterized protein LOC131676981 codes for MGEAKRGNATQMQLSLLDEFMNKHKELARGSFMKTENGKDKCNKLWVELKTKLNAVGPPVKTVAEWKRVWTTRKYKTKTKLSSNKKSLKKTGGGPYSGKELTFADESIIEACGLEATVTGIPGVASYGFNSDMEEEDDRSVENIPTDDYLMESVFDHQTAGPSLTTRPHAPKEKKNVQLLEKQVEISQQFLDTCSETLQKISSSQADVSMHLRSLKHDFRKLVELKQEEYKEKKDYRKKKLKMLEESGFQKSVLKKEQLELQKLNIEVLQTTNELKKLKLSREDE; via the exons ATGGGAGAAGCAAAACG TGGCAATGCAACGCAGATGCAGTTATCTTTGCTGGACGAATTCATGAACAAGCACAAGGAACTTGCAAGAGGATctttcatgaaaaccgaaaatggCAAAGATAAATGCAACAAGCTGTGGGTGGAACTCAAAACGAAGCTCAACGCCGTTGGCCCACCTGTTAAAACGGTGGCCGAATGGAAGCGG GTCTGGACTACACGAAAATACAAAACGAAGACAAAATTGTCTTCGAATAAAAAATCTCTCAAGAAAACAGGAGGTGGACCGTATTCTGGGAAAGAGTTAACATTCGCCGATGAATCGATAATCGAAGCATGTGGGCTGGAAGCTACCGTTACTGGTATTCCGGGTGTTGCTTCCTACGGTTTCAATAGCGACATGGAGGAGGAAGATGATCGCAGCGTCGAGAATATTCCAACTGACGATTACTTAATGGAATCTGTTTTTGACCATCAGACAGCAGGTCCGAGCTTGACCACCAGACCACACGCGCCAAAAGAGAAAAAGAATGTGCAGTTGTTAGAAAAACAAGTAGAAATAAGTCAACAATTTCTGGACACCTGCAGTGAAACCTTACAAAAGATAAGTAGTTCTCAAGCGGACGTGTCTATGCACTTGCGATCACTAAAACACGATTTCAGAAAACTAGTAGAACTAAAACAAGAAGAGTACAAGGAGAaaaaagattacagaaaaaagaaattaaaaatgctagaagaaagtggctTTCAGAAAAGCGTATTGAAAAAAGAGCAATTGGAGCTCCAAAAATTGAACATAGAAGTATTACAAACTAcgaacgaattgaaaaaattaaaactaagtAGAGAAGATGAATGA